In the genome of Streptomyces sp. P3, the window GCGACCCCGTCGTCCATCTCGGCCCGACCGGCTCCGGCCAGCTCGCCAAGATCCTCAACAACCTGCTGTTCACCGCCCACCTGGGGCTCGCCGCAGACGCCCTCGGGCTGGGAGGCACTCTCGGTCTGGACCGCACCGCCCTGGCCCGGGTCCTGCCGCGCGGCAGCGCGGCCAGCTTCGCGCTGGACCGGGTCTGCGACGCGGGCGGCGGCCTGGAGCGCGTCGCGGCCCACGCGGGCGGCCTGCTCGCCAAGGACGTCCGTCTGTTCGGTGAGATCGCGGACAAGGCGGGCGTACGCGACGCGGCGCCACTGCGGGGCGCCGCCCTGTCCGCCCTTGCCGCGATGGGACGTTGAGAGGGATCCCGTACGCCCTCTCGACCCGCGGCGACTCGCGTGCGTACGGTGTGCGGGCACCTTTCCAGACGACGGAAGGGCACGACGTGGTGTCGGAGCGGCGTGAGCAGGTCCTGGAGGCGGCACTGGAGGTCCTGGCCGCCCGCGGGTTCAAGGGCACCTCGATCGACGCGGTCGCGGAGCGGGCCGGCCTCACCCGTCAGGGCGTCCTGCACTACTTCCCCAGCAAGAAGCGGCTGCTGCTGGAGCTCCTGCGCTTCCGTGAGGAGCTCGCCCGGGAGAACCTGGCGGGCCGGCGGGTCGGCGAGGACTGGGCGGGTGACTTCGCCGAGGCCGTCGCCTTCGAACAGAGTCATCCGTCGCTCGCCACCGTGCACAGCGTGGTGCTGGCCGAGGCGGTCACCGGCCAGGAACCCGCCGCTGGCTACATCCGGCAGCGGTGCCGCTCCGTCCAGGACCACCTCGTCGCGAGCCTGGTCGAACGGTACGGGGAGCGGGTGCCCAGCGGGCTGAGCGCGCCGACCGCCGCGGCCGCGGTGCTGGCACTGGTCGAGGGCGTCCACCAGCTGTGGCTCGTGGACCCGGATGCGGACCGCTATCCGCAGATCGTCCGGGACACCGTGGCGGTCCTCCTCGGCACCGACACCGCGGACACGGAGGATCGGTGCCCGGCGACGAACGGGTAGACGCGGGTGAGGTCGGCACCGGGTTCCGCCGCGGTGAACGCCTCCCCCACCGAGCCCGTCACCGCCCCGATGGTCCCTGCGCCGCTCAGCCGTGGACGTGCCCACGACGTGGGTGACCTGCCGGTCCGGGGCGGCCGCGAGGTCCCGCACCACTTCCTGGCAGACGGCCCCGTCCGGCATGCTGGGCACCACCGTCGCGGCCGCCCGCGCCACGTCCGCCGGGCTCGGGACCCAGCGGGCGCCCAGCGGGGTGCGCGCGGTCCCGCGGCGTCGTACGCCACCACCTCGAACCCGGCCCGGAGCAGGTTGGACGCCGGGGCGCCGCCCAGGGCGCCCGGTCCCACGAACCCGACCGGGCCGCCGGTCCTTCCGTCTCGCGGGATCAACGTGGTCACCGGCGCACGGTGACGTCGCGGTGGAGCGGAAGGTCCCGCGAGGACGAGCCCACCCGGACGTCCCGGGAACCGGTGCCCGTGACCCAGCCGTGCGCGGTGCTGTCCCAGTACTGCAGTTGCCGCTTCGGCACGGTGACCGTGACGTGGCGGGACTCGCCGGGGCCCAGGCGGACCTTCCGGTACCCCACCAGCTTCCGCGGGGGCTGCTGCGCGTTCCTCACCTCGGAGCTGGGTCCGAGGTAGATCTGCGGGACCTCCTGGCCGGCGCGCTCACCCGTGTTAGTGATCGTGAAGCCGACGGCCAGCCCTTCGGGCCCTGGGGTGACCGTCAGGCCGCTGTAGGAGAACGTCGTGTAGGACAGGCCGTAGCCGAAGGGGAACAGGGTCTTCATCTGCTGCCGGTCGTACCAGCGGTGGCCTACCAGGACGCCCTCGGAGTACTCCTCCTGCCCGTCGACGCCCGGGAAGCGTCGAGGCATGCCGCTCACGATCGTGTGCGCGTCGTCCAGCGGGAACGTCTGGGTGAGCCTGCCCCCCGGTGCCGCCTCGCCGAAGAGCAACCGCGCGGTGGCGGCGCCGCCCATCTGGCCGGGGTAGTGCATCTGCAGCACGCTTTC includes:
- a CDS encoding TetR/AcrR family transcriptional regulator codes for the protein MSERREQVLEAALEVLAARGFKGTSIDAVAERAGLTRQGVLHYFPSKKRLLLELLRFREELARENLAGRRVGEDWAGDFAEAVAFEQSHPSLATVHSVVLAEAVTGQEPAAGYIRQRCRSVQDHLVASLVERYGERVPSGLSAPTAAAAVLALVEGVHQLWLVDPDADRYPQIVRDTVAVLLGTDTADTEDRCPATNG